CGAAGGGTATCCTTTCCGCGAAAGCTACATGGCCGACAACGACCTGGCGGTAGGGCGCATTGTGGAGTTCCTGTCGCACACGCCGTACTGGAAGAACATGGCGATTGTGATTACCGAAGATGACGCGCAGAACGGTGTGGACCATGTGGATGCGCACCGCAGCGTGCTGATGGTGATTTCGCCCTACGCGAAACATCATTACGTGGGGCATGTGCACTACAGCTTTGGCAGTATTTTCAAAACGTTCTGGAATGTGTTAGGGCTTCCCTATCTGAACCAGTACGATGCCGGCGCTACCGACCTGGCCGATATGTTCACCGATAAGCCGGACTTTACGCCGTACGAAGCCGTTCCAGTCGACAAACGCATCTTCGATCCGAAGAAAGCACTCGATCCGCTGGACGAAAACTTCGACTGGGCTGCTCTCAACAAAGGCACGAAACTCGACGACCCGGATGACATGGTGAAAGACCAGAAAGAACAGCCTGAATACCGGACGGAAGACCAGAAGTAAATGGACAATTAAGGACCCTAAAAAAGAAAAGTCCCCGGGGTATCGGGGACTTTTCTTTTTTTTAACAGAGACTGAAAAACAATTATCACTAATTGCTATTTGTATCTCTCTTCATGTCTCTAATTATTTCAGTAGGGTTCAATATTGGAAGAGGATATTTAGCAAATGGTGTACCCTTTGTATTTTTAGCCAGAATACCTCTTGAAGTACCGATGCAAACACCTGCAAGCGTAGCTAAAAATTTATCTTCAAGTTCAATCTCTCCCCCTTCCATCTTTTTCACAACACTTACCAAATTAATAACTTCAAAAACAATCTCTGTCTCAAGCTCAATAACAGGATCATCGTATCCCTCGACGATAAATCTAACCAATGTTGAAAATATGAAGTTGCTTTTATCAAAATCTACCTCAAAATTAAATCCTAAACCGAAAATCAAATTTTGACCAAAAACAATTTCCTCCATTGGAATAGGAGAATGAGATTGTTTGTATGACACCTCATTAATTTCTGATATACTAATTTTAATCTCTTGATCTGCTTTCATAACTAATTCATTGAAGCGTATTCATACTTCGAGTTTTCTTTGACTTCGCCCCCCCAATTATTCCGAATCTCTATAATATGGTTTGATGAATGGAAAGAATAATTATTTGAATGCAAGAAATATATTTTTCTCTCAAATGATTTAACTGTCTTTTTTTCAGTTGTTTTTTCTTCAAATGATTTAAAATTAATCTCGGGAACTTTTCCAATTGCCAAAGACAATTCGACAAGTTTTGAAAGCTTAAAATCAAAATCTCCGTTTAATATTTGAGATACATATCCTTTTGAAACCCCCAATTCCTTTGCAAACTGAGATCTTGTAATACCTTTTTTCTCAATATATTCAGTTAATTGTCTGAAAAGTTCATTTTGAATCTTTGCTACATTATACCCTTTGCTTTTTATTAATTTTTCTCTTTTCATATCATAAGGTTTTAATGTAAATTGCTTTAATATTCTTCAATCTATTGATATCCTTCTTTTGCGTTTTCTTGTAGCCTCCCATGATAATAATTTGACCACTAGGAGCTTTAATTCCATAGATCCTAAGATGCTTTGATTTAAATTCGTACTCTTTTATTTTATCATTTTTAACTCCTTTATTCAGAATCCTAAATTTTGTTTGAGGTAAAGTTTTATTATTTGCAAAGTCTTCAATATGTGCATATATAGTTGCCAATTCATCTGAATATTGACCTCGTTTCTCAATTTCATCTTCAAAATCATCAAATAGACATTTGTCATCTATTTCTAGTTTATAGATTTTCTGCTTTCCCTCAATTTCATCTATTTGTTTTAACGTAAAAGACTCCATAATGTTTAGTTTGAGCTAAACCTTTGCAAAATAAATAAATTTATTCTTTAATTTCCAAATATCATTTGTTCCTACTAAGCTAAATATGAATAGATCAGTAATCTGTTTGCAAGAAATGATTAAGTTAATAAATAAACATTATTCCCCAAAACCGCCCCGCAGGCGGTTTCCAATCACTTGATATAGTCTCATTTCTATTTTTCTTTCTGCCGCCCCCACCTCCCCATCAATCAACCCAATTAGCGTTTTGATATCCTCTTGGGCCTGGTTATAAGCGCCTTCCTTACCTCTGGTCAGGAAAAGGTTCTCGATGAGGATGTGCTGTAATTTACATACAAAAAATCCCGGTTTTAAAACCGGGAGATAACAGCGGTCAGGATTAAGCCCAGACCGAGACCACCAATGAGACAGCCCACAAAGGCCAATACAGATGCTTGCAGGAAGAAAAATCCGATACCCAACCCCAGCAGCAATCCGCCACCAATGGCCCAGGTACTCTTGTCTTCAGTTTCGCTTTTTTCGCTCATTTTTAGTTCCTCCGTTTACGTTTATCCTTCATCAATTAGTTGGAAATCAATTCAAGTTATGACTGTTGCAGCAGTTTTGCAATTTCAGGACGAGCGGTTTTGATACGTTCGTAGTCCAGTTTCAGCCCAAGCGGACCAAATACCTTCCCGAAATAATCGTAAATACCTTTCACCGCTTCGAAGGGAACCAGCACGGATTCGAGTGCCGTAGAGCCGGCATTGTTCTTAACGGATGTATCGGCACCATGGGCCAGCAATGCCTTCACGATTTCCGTACGGCAGAAGAAAGCAGCAGTATGCAAGGGCGTGGAACCATTGTTGTTCCGGAAGTTGACATCGGCTCCCGCTTCAATCAATGCCATTGCCATTTCGTTCCGTCCAAAGGTTGCAGCCGTCATCAACGGACTCGAACCACCCGAGGATTCTTTGATATTCAGATCGGAACCAGATGCAATGTGCTGCTGTACCGCTTCCATATCGCCCAGAACAATGGCTTCGTGCAGGCTGACTTTTGGATTCGCTTTCACTTCGACCTGTTTTGCCGGTTGCTCCGGCTCAGCAGTAGCTGATTTCTGACTTCCTATTACTATGAAGGCAAAAAATGCGCCTACCATGACAGCACCCGTCGCCAGTTTCAAGGGAACGTTCGGTTGAAAAACCCGGCGATAAACTATCACCAGCAGGTTGCTCACTGCGTACGTCAGAATAGTCAGTACGGCATATTTTACCAACGCCGGAACCGGTGCATACAGTAATCCAACTGCAATTACGCCCATCACGACCAGGTGAATAATGTAAACCGAGTAAGAACTGTTATTCAGTTCGTCCATTAACCAGTTGGTTTTATTCAGGCTAAAGCGGAACGCATAAATCAATACATACAGGAAACTCAACATCGAAAGCACAGCCGACATATGGTAAAAAAGCCGGTCGAAAAACGGGGAAACGAAGTAGAAGTTCCTTCCGGGATTGATGATATTGAAGAACAGGTTCAGCGCTACTGCTGTGAAAACCAGCAACGAGAAGGTCAATACCACATTTGCCTGTATATACAGCTTTTTATTTTTTGTACCCGATTCAAACACTTTCTGCTTATTGCACAGGGTTCCCAACAGGAAGGACATGAAATAAATCAACAGCCTTTCCCGCTGAAAATCGAAGAGCGCTGTGTGTGTCCAGCCCATCAGTCCGGCTTCGGAAATAACCATACCGTAAAGGACTCCGAAGACGAATGTCAAAACCACACCCGTTTTCAGTGAAATTTTGAACGATAAGAGGTTGAGTTTGTGTAAAGCAAGGTAAATCAGCTGGAACATAAACAGGATGGGTAAGAACCACAGCCAGTTCTGGGTCGGATTATTGGCAAAAAAGTACAGGTCGGTTCCGGCACGTTGGAACACATGGAAATAGGTGTACCAGGCTTCCTGCGGCAATCCTCTTGAGAAAAGGAAGATCGCTTTGTAGGCAGGAATCAGGGTCAACACGGCAATCAGCCACGGAAGCATAATTCGTTTCAGTTTCGATTTCACGAAGCCCCACGTATTTTTACTCTTTAAAGAATAAGGAATAAAGTATCCGGAGATGAAGAAGATACTGAACATGACAAAGAGGTCCAGGTACATTCTGATCAAGCCTATGGAATTATTTTTCACCGGGTCGACAACAATCCAGTTGCCTTCGAGGGCTTGTTCATAAACCAATCCTGCGTGCAACAGCACCACCAGAAAGATGAGGAAAGTCCTCAGATTGTCCAAAAAATAGATTCGTGTTTTCATGACCGCATCGTTTAAATTTCGATTTTTGATTGACAGTGTAAAGTTCCGTCACGCACTGACGCAAAGCCTATCAACCATGCCGTCAATCGTATCAAGTTTGACGAGCACGTGAAAATTATGACGCAGGCATATCAATTATGACGCAAATGACGACGAAACGGCCTGAAATGCAGTTTCAAACTTTATGCGTAACTTTTGCAGAAATTACCTGATGCCTGACTGAATCATGACTGAATCCGGAACCTTAGAAAACGATTTTTTAAGCAAAACGACCGCTGCCATTGAAGAAAATTTGTCGAACGAGCAGTTCGGCGTATCGGAGCTGGCGCACGAAATGGGCATGAGCCGCTCCAACCTGCTCCGCAAGGTGAAAAAGCAGACCAACCTTTCGGCCAGTCAGTTTATTCGTCAGGTACGCCTCGAGGCGGCCATGGAGCTGCTGAAAGAAACGTCACTGACTACTTCGGAAATATCGTACCGCGTAGGATTTGGCAGCACTTCCTACTTCATTAAATGCTTCCGCGACCAGTACGGCTATCCGCCCGGCGAAGCAAAGAATAAGGCTTCCGCCGAAGAAGAAACGGTTCCGGAAGAGCTTCCGAAGAAAAAGAGAAGTCTGGTTTGGTTATGGGCCATTATTCTGGTTGTTATTACCGCCAATATCATCTACCTCATCGTCGGTCCGATGGCCGAAAAGCCCAAAACGCAGGAGAAATCCATCGCGGTGCTGCCTTTCATCAACGATAGCAACGACTCCACCAATGTGTATATCATCAACGGTGTCATGGAATCCATCCTCAACAATCTTCAAAATATTCAGCATTTGCGGGTGATTAGCCGCACTTCCGTGGAAAAATACCGCCATCACCCCGAGCTCATTTCCGAAATTGCCAAAGAGCTCAACGTGACCTATGTGGTGGAAGGCAGCGGACAGAAAATCGGGGACCACATCCGGCTGAATGTGCAGCTGATTGAAGCCAATGGCGACAAACACCTGTGGGCGGAACAGTACAACCGCGAAACGAAGGATATCTTCTCGTTGCAAAACGAAATCGCTAAAAATATCGCTGAAAAGATTGAGGTCATCATCACACCGGAAGAACAGAAGCGTATCGACAAAGTGCCGACCCGGAATCTGGTTGCTTACGACTATTTTCTGAAGGCGCTCGAGTATTTCCACAAAGGCACGGGCGAAGGACTGAAGAGAGCTCTCCCATTATTTAAAAAAGCGGTGGAACACGACTCAACATTTGCCCGCGCCTACGCCGATATCGCCATTGCTTACTATTACCTCGACATTAGCCAAACCGAAAAAAAATACGGTGCTGAAATCAACGAGAATGCCGACAAAGCGCTGCTGTACGATTCTCAGCTGCCGCAGAGTTTAATGGCCAAAGCACTGTTCTATATGCACAGTAGAGAGTACAAACTGGCCGAACCTTACCTGCTGAAAGCGCTGGAATATCACCCCAATTCCGCCATGGTGATCAATCTTCTGTCCGACTTTTATACCACCTACTCTCCCAACTCCGAGAAGTATCTCGAATATGCGCTGAAAGGTGCACAACTGGATATTGCCGCCAATGACTCGGTGACTGCCAGTTTCATCTTCCTGCACATCAGCAATGCCTTTATTCAAAGCGGTTTTGTTGATGAAGCGGAAAAGTATATCAATCAGTCGCTGGCCTATCATCCCGATAATCTCTACTCTCAATATGTGAAAGCGTACATTCAGTATGCCCGGAATCCAGACCTGCAAAAATTACGGACTCGTCTGATTGCCGTGCTAAAAAAGGATACCACCCGGTTGGATGTGTTGCAGGAGGTAGGAAAAATCTGTTACTACCAGCGCGATTACGAAAGTGCTTATTTCTATTACCAACCGTTCATCGCTGCCAAAGAAAAGTATCACCTGGCGATTTTTCCGGGCGAAGATGCCAAAATTGGACTGGTATTAGCCCAGGTCGGACAAACCGAAAAATCAGCTGAATATTTGCAGAAGTACAAAGCTTTCGCTGAAGGCGACCAATCGATTTACAAGCACCTAAGCCTGGCGATGTACTATGCATACGAAAACCAAACGACCAAAGCAATCGAACAGTTGAAGCTTTTTTCAGAGCAACAGGATTACTACTACTGGGTGATTCTTTTCCTCAAAATCGATCCACTGATCGACAATATGAAGGACCATCCTGAAGTCAAAAAGCTTTTGCACACCATCGACATCAACTTCCAAAAACATCACCGGGAAATGAAGACTTCGCTGGAAAAGAAAGGGGTGATTTAAAACGGCTGATGAAAAATCAGTACTAGGCTAACTATTAAAGTATTTGCTTAAATCCGTCCAACAGCATCTGAACAGCCATCATCACCAGAATCATTCCCATGAAACGTTCGAGGGCGATCAAGCCGCGCTGTTTCAACACTTTGATAAGAGCTGGTGCCACTAACAGGATAATGAAGGACATAATCCAGGCAATCACCAGGGAAAGAACCAAACTGACACGGTTACCGGTGCTCCCCTGCGACATCAGGATTAACATGGACAGGACGGACGGACCGGCAATCATCGGGATGGCTATGGGAACAAGGAAAGGCTCTCCTCCGGGCGTTTGGCCCATCACTCCTTCCGGCTTCGGGAAAATCATCCGCAGACCAATAATCAACAGGATGATTCCTCCGGCAATGGTCACCGCCTCTTTTTGCAGGTGCATAAAGTTCAGCATAGGTCTTCCGGTAAAAATGAAAAACACCAAAATCCCCAGGGCAATCAGCAACTCCCGAATGATGATGGTCCGCTGACGTTTCAGTTCAATTCCTTTCAGCACTGCCAGGAGTATCGGTATGTTACCAATCGGGTCCATGAGCAAAAACAACAAAACGGCTGCCGACCAGATAGAATTTCCTGATTCCATGATGATTTAAATTGATTAGGTTACACTTTTGTCCAAATCAGAATAGAGAACAAGATTCCGGCAGAATAGTTTCCTGCTGAATTTGCCTTTGCAATAATAAGAAAACCCGTCAGGTTTTGGAAGCCTGACGGGTTAGGCACCGGGAACGAATTCCCTTACAATATCTTTACTGAAACAGTTGCTTGTTGGGTTCCGGTCCCATATCGAAGACCAGTGTGTCGCCGTTCATAATTTCGTCCTGCGTGATGTATGAACGATGCAACTCATTCCCGTTCAGTTTCACAGACTGCACATACAGGTTATCCTCCGATGCATTGGGTGCCTTTACGGTGAACACCTTGCCGGGAGCGACGGTAATCTGCGCTTCCTGAACTATCGGAGAACCTAACTGATATTGCTGGTCGGCAGGACTGACCGGGTAGAAGCCAAGAGCACTGAACACGTACCACGCCGACATCTGGCCGCAGTCTTCGTTTCCACAAAGACCGTCGGGTGCGTTGTAGTACATTTCGGTTTGAATCTGACGGTTCAGTTCCTGCGTACGCCATGGCTCCCCAGCATAATTGAACAGATAGGTGATGTGATGACCCGGCTCGTTACCCTGTGCATACCCACCAATCAAGCCGGAAATGTCGGGAGAAGCTTCGGCGCCTTTTACACCGTGTTTCAAAGCAAACAAAGTGTCGAGCTTGTCAGCGAAAGCTTTTTTGCCACCCAGCAAATCTATCAAACCGGGCACATCCTGCGGAACTTCCCACAGATACTGCCAGGCATTTCCTTCGGTGTAATCGCTCTGACGATGCTTGGAATAGGCTGGATCGAAATCGCCTGTCCAGCTTCCGTCCAGTTTTTTCCCACGGAAGAAACCGGTTTTCGAATCGAAAATGTTCTTGAAATTCCGCGAACGTTTCAGGAAGTAATTGTAATCATCGGTCTTGCCTAATTTCTTTGCCACCAGCGCCACGCTATAATCATCGATGGCATATTCGAGCAGTTTCGAAACCGATTCGTTTACCTTATCAGCCGGAATGTAACCGAGCTTTTTGTAGTAATCCAGTCCGTCGCGATCCGACATCATGGTATTTTTCATTGCCTCGTAGGCCTCTTCGCGATTGAAATCGCCAATATTTTTCAGAATGGCTTCCCCAACAACCGGTACGCCGCTGTTGCCCACCATACAGAACGTTTCGTTACCTTCCAGTTCCCAAACGGGTAACAGGCCGGTCTGCTTGTAATGGTCGAGCATGGTTTTCACCATATCGTTCACGCGGTCGCGGTGCATAAACGTAAACAGCGGATGCAAGGCACGGTAGGTGTCCCACAACGAGAAAACGGTGTAACGCTTGTAACCGTTCGCTCTCATCGTACTGCCATCGACACCTTTGAAATCGCCGTTCCGGTCGGAGAAAAGTGCCGGCGCCACCATGGTATGATACAGTGCGGTGTAGAAAGTAGTTTTCTGGTCGGGATCGCTTGACTTGATACGAACTTTATCGAGCTCTTTTTCCCATGCATCACTGGCTGCCTGATGAACTGCATCGAAATCCCAGTTCTCCGGTGCCGATGCGAGATTGGCCATGGCATTGTCTACCGAAACAGAGGAAACTGCCACTTTCACCATCACCTGGCTTTCGCCGAACGTGAAAACACCCACTTTCTCCGCATCCGTCGGCGCATCGAAAATCTTTGATTTCTGAATTGGCGCACTGAACCGGGCTACGAAGAAAACGTGCTGGTCGGCTGCCCATCCATGCGAAAAACGTTTCCCGGTAATGGTATGATCATCCACTACCGTGATGGCGGTTTCGTAGGGTTTGTCCCAATTGATGGCGAAACCGAGGTTCAGCATAATGTTGTGCTCTCCCTCGT
This Prolixibacter sp. NT017 DNA region includes the following protein-coding sequences:
- a CDS encoding MarC family protein translates to MESGNSIWSAAVLLFLLMDPIGNIPILLAVLKGIELKRQRTIIIRELLIALGILVFFIFTGRPMLNFMHLQKEAVTIAGGIILLIIGLRMIFPKPEGVMGQTPGGEPFLVPIAIPMIAGPSVLSMLILMSQGSTGNRVSLVLSLVIAWIMSFIILLVAPALIKVLKQRGLIALERFMGMILVMMAVQMLLDGFKQIL
- a CDS encoding helix-turn-helix domain-containing protein, translated to MTESGTLENDFLSKTTAAIEENLSNEQFGVSELAHEMGMSRSNLLRKVKKQTNLSASQFIRQVRLEAAMELLKETSLTTSEISYRVGFGSTSYFIKCFRDQYGYPPGEAKNKASAEEETVPEELPKKKRSLVWLWAIILVVITANIIYLIVGPMAEKPKTQEKSIAVLPFINDSNDSTNVYIINGVMESILNNLQNIQHLRVISRTSVEKYRHHPELISEIAKELNVTYVVEGSGQKIGDHIRLNVQLIEANGDKHLWAEQYNRETKDIFSLQNEIAKNIAEKIEVIITPEEQKRIDKVPTRNLVAYDYFLKALEYFHKGTGEGLKRALPLFKKAVEHDSTFARAYADIAIAYYYLDISQTEKKYGAEINENADKALLYDSQLPQSLMAKALFYMHSREYKLAEPYLLKALEYHPNSAMVINLLSDFYTTYSPNSEKYLEYALKGAQLDIAANDSVTASFIFLHISNAFIQSGFVDEAEKYINQSLAYHPDNLYSQYVKAYIQYARNPDLQKLRTRLIAVLKKDTTRLDVLQEVGKICYYQRDYESAYFYYQPFIAAKEKYHLAIFPGEDAKIGLVLAQVGQTEKSAEYLQKYKAFAEGDQSIYKHLSLAMYYAYENQTTKAIEQLKLFSEQQDYYYWVILFLKIDPLIDNMKDHPEVKKLLHTIDINFQKHHREMKTSLEKKGVI
- a CDS encoding acyltransferase family protein codes for the protein MKTRIYFLDNLRTFLIFLVVLLHAGLVYEQALEGNWIVVDPVKNNSIGLIRMYLDLFVMFSIFFISGYFIPYSLKSKNTWGFVKSKLKRIMLPWLIAVLTLIPAYKAIFLFSRGLPQEAWYTYFHVFQRAGTDLYFFANNPTQNWLWFLPILFMFQLIYLALHKLNLLSFKISLKTGVVLTFVFGVLYGMVISEAGLMGWTHTALFDFQRERLLIYFMSFLLGTLCNKQKVFESGTKNKKLYIQANVVLTFSLLVFTAVALNLFFNIINPGRNFYFVSPFFDRLFYHMSAVLSMLSFLYVLIYAFRFSLNKTNWLMDELNNSSYSVYIIHLVVMGVIAVGLLYAPVPALVKYAVLTILTYAVSNLLVIVYRRVFQPNVPLKLATGAVMVGAFFAFIVIGSQKSATAEPEQPAKQVEVKANPKVSLHEAIVLGDMEAVQQHIASGSDLNIKESSGGSSPLMTAATFGRNEMAMALIEAGADVNFRNNNGSTPLHTAAFFCRTEIVKALLAHGADTSVKNNAGSTALESVLVPFEAVKGIYDYFGKVFGPLGLKLDYERIKTARPEIAKLLQQS
- a CDS encoding GH92 family glycosyl hydrolase codes for the protein MIRNILPLLTGIMLLAVACQPTKKTVQQPERLTDFVNPFIGTAGHGHTYPGAAYPFGQIQLSPDNGVSGWDWCSGYHYSDSIISGFSNLHLSGTGIGDLADLSFLPVNEPVTYKPGEKNADFTKKYAATFSHDEEMASPGYYAVTLQDRDVRAEMTVTERSGWQRYTFPDEGEHNIMLNLGFAINWDKPYETAITVVDDHTITGKRFSHGWAADQHVFFVARFSAPIQKSKIFDAPTDAEKVGVFTFGESQVMVKVAVSSVSVDNAMANLASAPENWDFDAVHQAASDAWEKELDKVRIKSSDPDQKTTFYTALYHTMVAPALFSDRNGDFKGVDGSTMRANGYKRYTVFSLWDTYRALHPLFTFMHRDRVNDMVKTMLDHYKQTGLLPVWELEGNETFCMVGNSGVPVVGEAILKNIGDFNREEAYEAMKNTMMSDRDGLDYYKKLGYIPADKVNESVSKLLEYAIDDYSVALVAKKLGKTDDYNYFLKRSRNFKNIFDSKTGFFRGKKLDGSWTGDFDPAYSKHRQSDYTEGNAWQYLWEVPQDVPGLIDLLGGKKAFADKLDTLFALKHGVKGAEASPDISGLIGGYAQGNEPGHHITYLFNYAGEPWRTQELNRQIQTEMYYNAPDGLCGNEDCGQMSAWYVFSALGFYPVSPADQQYQLGSPIVQEAQITVAPGKVFTVKAPNASEDNLYVQSVKLNGNELHRSYITQDEIMNGDTLVFDMGPEPNKQLFQ
- a CDS encoding helix-turn-helix transcriptional regulator, with the protein product MKREKLIKSKGYNVAKIQNELFRQLTEYIEKKGITRSQFAKELGVSKGYVSQILNGDFDFKLSKLVELSLAIGKVPEINFKSFEEKTTEKKTVKSFERKIYFLHSNNYSFHSSNHIIEIRNNWGGEVKENSKYEYASMN